The Erwinia sorbitola nucleotide sequence GGGCCGGGCAGCCAGCCAGAGGGGGTGAGTGATGTATCAGGTTTACTTAGTCGCGTATTCGCACAGTCGCGGAACGGGACGAGCATTTAATTACCGAATTGACGGACAGCCGCCGAGTGTGAGTGACATCGAAAGCCTCGAGAGGAATATCTCAGCTAGCAATGACTGTAGTGGCGTTTGCGTAACTGGAGTTTATAGGCTGGCGGATCAGAAGAATATTGCGGGGAGGCATCATGATGGACTACAGCAAACTGAGTGATGCGGAGATAAACAGAAAAGTGGCAGCTATCATTTTTCCTGGTGATCAAAATATAACGCCTTATTCTCATCGACCTGATGTGCAGGTTTTCCACAAAAACGACTGCAACACAATGAAGGACTACTGCAACAACCCCGCAGACGCCTGGCCGATTATTGTGGCTAATAAAATAGCTCTCATCTGGTATGAAACAGAAAAAAAATGGAGCGCATCTGGATATTACAAAATGGAAGACGGATGCTGGGAGTGGGATTATTTGCCTGATGAGTATTTTTCAGATGAAAACCCCCTTCGCGCCGCGATAATCGTATTCCTGATGATGCGGGAGAGTGAGTGATGAAAATTGCATTGCCGGGACGCGGCGGGGTTGGTGGCTGGCTATCACAATGGGCCATTTCGCTCAATCTGGCTGGGCCATATATGCATTGAGTGGTGGTGGAGATGAAAGAAATCTACACAACAGAAATCATCATATCTGGGCTGCTAATTTTAGTGGCCCTTTTTATTTTGTGCTGGGCGGGGAGGTAACCGTGAACAAACAGAGCTATTTTCTCGTCGACATGCAGCGGCGAAACAACTGCACCGAATTCATCCGCAACCTACCAGTAAGCCCCGAATCACCCCTCGTAGTAACCATCCAGGAACGAACCCGTAGCCTCGACCAGAACGCCAAACTTTGGGCATGTCTTAACGACATCTCAGAGCAGGTTAACTGGCATGGCCGCAAGCTGACCAGCGAAGAGTGGAAGCATGTTTTTACCGCTGCGCTGAAAAAGCAGGACGTTGTACCGGGCATCGATGGCGGGTTCGTGGTGCTGGGGCAGTCAACAAGCAAAATGCGCGTCAGTGAGATGCGCGACCTCATTGAGTTAATCAGCGCCTTTGGTGCAGAGCATGGAGTCAGATTTGGTGACGATGCCGCGCTGGCGATGCGCTAGGCCAAACAGTACGGGAGAGCAGCATGAGTAAAGTAAGAATAGCAATTATTAACTTCTTAAAAGATAACAATTCCTGGTCATCGTCAGGAGATATAGCGAAAGCGATCAGCTATAAAGCGTCGTCAGTCCGCATCAGTCTCACAAGCATGTACAGAAACGGGCTTGTAATTCGCAGAGAAAAACCGGAGTCGCAGGGCGGGTTTCTGTATCGAAAAAGCGACGTTCCGTCGGGGTTTGGTGTGAGCGGAAAAATATCAGAATTCGACCGCTGTATTAGAGGGGTTCGCGCATGATTGCCGACATCCAGACAATCCCCGAGCTGCTGATAAAGACTCGCGGCAATCAGACTGAAGTCGCAAGAATGCTCAAATCCAGCAGGGGCACTATCAAGAAGTACGCCGGCGATCGCAAGGCGCAACGCCACGCCATCGTCAACGGAACGCTGATGATATTTCGCGGAGAGCAGGGAATCTGGAAACGGAGGGCTGAGTGAAAAGCACGTGGTATACACATCCGGAACCGATCGACACCGCCGCCGCAAACGAACTCCTCGAACGATACGCCTCCCGCAAAATACCAGCTAAGAAGATGCTAGCCACCGATCCTCGGTTATGGCTCGTATCCGCGTATCTGCCAGAGGGTAACTATCCACCGCGTTGCGACAGGACTTTCGAGAATAAAATGTGGAGTTAAATCATGATTAAAGGCACAACGCCGAGACCGCCGAAGCCCCGAAAATGCAAATGCTGCTCTGAGAAGTTTATCCCCCGCAACACCCTGCAAACCGCTTGCTCTCCCAAATGTGCCATCCAACTCGCGAAGCAACTCACCCAGCGCAAGCAACAGCGCGAGGAGAAAGCTCTACGAGACGATCTTCGCTTGAGAAGGGAAAAGCTTAAGGGTGTTTCAGAGTGGCAGAAAGAGGCGCAGGCGGCTTTTAATCGCTATATCCGGTGGCGGGATTACTACAAACACTGCGTGAGTTGCGACGGAATTCTGCAGCACATCGGCAATTACACCACGGGAAGCGCAGTTGATGCCAGTCACTACAGGTCACGCGGCGCGGCATCTCACCTAAAATTCAATCTCTTCAACGTCCACTCAGCTTGTACCAGGTGCAACAGGCAGTTAAGCGGCAACGCTATTGAATACCGGATCAGGCTTATCGAGCGAATCGGTATCACGCTGGTTGAGCGCATTGAGTCCGACAACACCCCGAGAAAATTCACCATCGATTACCTGAAGCGTGTGAAAGCAATATTCACGCGCCGGGCCCGTCATTACGAAAAGCTGCGTAAGCGGCAAATGGAGTGTGCAGCATGACAAAAGAATACGTGAAAAAAATCAACTACCCATGTGAAACCGCCGCGATTTTTCAGGATGTCATTTTTGTCATTCGACCTCAGCATGCCTCAGATCTTCTCATCGAGGCAGATAAAGCGGCTGAGTTCTATCTGAACCACTTCCCCTACGCCACATTAGAAAACGTCAGAGAGGGCATTCGCTACAGCTTTTGTGGACTTTATCTGAGTGACGACCAGATTATCCGGGATGCAGCATGATCGCCTACCTCCATCACAAATGGCTCCTGCTACGACTGTACCGCACCAAATCCTCGTTTATGTACGACTACCGCATCCTTCAAAACGTCAGCCACATAATGAGGAAGGCCCCATGACCTGGTTAACCCGTCTACTCAGCTACTTCAAGCCAGTCACTCCGATCATCCAGCCAACTCACACACAATCCTGGGCAGTTACTCCAAAGGGGAAGAAGCGATGAGAATCGAACGTGACTATCAGTTGGTAGTACGCCTGGCCGATATTCGTACTGCGGCAGACATGCGCCGACTCTTCGGCACCGGATGGAAGACGATAAACAGATCGCAACAGGCATGGATTCGTCACCTGCTTACCGTTTGGGGTGGACACCTCTCAGGCGATGAGTACGAACGCGGTCAGGTTAACGTTATAGGGCGACTCATGATGCGCTGCGAATGGAGCGAGCAGAAAGCCAAACAGATAGAGAGGGTGGTAACAGAGCTTCACTGTGAGGGCTACAGAGGGGAGGAATTGATGCGAAAAGCTCGCGATATTCTGGTTCCGCAATCATCCACAAGCAACATCATCGCTCTCGCCAAAGAATCAGATGATGCCGCTTTCATGGAATCAGTAATCGTTAAGACCTTCGGGCGCGACAACCCCCTCCGCTCTGTAGCCAGATTACGATACTGCAAGTGCAAGAGCGCGCAAAACATTGCTCAGAGCCTGATTTACTTCACTGGCATCACACCGAAAGAGGCAAGAAACAGAATGGAATGGGCGCAGGACATCCTTGAAGGAGAATTGTTTTATGCTGTTAAGCGCGAACAGGAGAAAGAAAATACTGCAATATCTGCCTGATAGCACGAATTGCTAAAGACATTGGGCAATAAACCTGGCACATTGCAGATATGCTCGGGAAGCAAAGCGAACTGAGCGCGGTGATGCTGAAATGAAGTGTCGCAAAGAAAGCCCCACCTTAAATGGTCGGGGCTTTTTGCTTTTATGGGTAAGGCAATTCCTTTTGCCAGCCAGTAAACATTACTTTTTCAGGCTTTCAGCGAATAACTCGACGGCTTTAGATATCACCGCTGATTGTGGCATATCTTCCTCTTTAGACAATGCCTCTATAAGTTCAATAATTGATATCGGAAGCTTGTACGACTTTGGCCGAACGCCACGGCGCTCATCGCTTTTCTTCTGAGTGTCGACTCTTGACTGTGCCATGAAAAACTCCTAAATTGAGGGTTAGGGTGGAGGGGATTTCTCCCCTCCTTCTGACTGACTTAGTATGCTGGCAAGCTAATCACTAAGAGGACAATCAGAATGATGATTAACTTCATCATAACCCTTTCCTTATGCTGGCCTCGCTTCGGTGAGGCCTTTACCGTTTCAGCGTCTTGCTGATGTAATGATTATAGGTATACCTACATATTTAGGCAAGCACTATTTCATGTTAAACGGTAAAAATATCAAATTATTAGGCTCACTTCGGTGGGCCTTTTTCTTTTGCGCCATTCGAATCAACACTCAACTTTCCTGTTAGCTCGTTGCGGCGCACTTTAAACAAAAAAATCCGCACAGTGGCGGATTCTTAGTTCACTCAATAGCGCAAGGCGGAGCTTCTTCTATCGACATGATGAAGTTTACTCGGACTTGTTCAGCTCAACATTTAGACAATTCTGAAAACGGACAAGTCCCCTATGCGGGGGTGGAAATTGAAAAATATGCCTTATAAATCCGATCCGGGCTTTATTGCCACGCTGATTGCGCTGGGCATGACTGTACTCGGCGCGGTGGCTGCATATGCCTATAAAGTTCTGAGTGGTGATGCCTTCAGTTGGCGCACGCTTTGCCTTCAGTTAATCGTATCAATATTCGCCGGGTTCCTCATGATGCTGCTTGCCACGTACTGGGCGTGGCCACAGGAAGTAACCGGGGCAGTCTGCGGAATGGCTGGCTGGTCAGGCTCATCACTCATTAAAGCATTGGAAAAACGCTTTCTTCAGAAAGCCTCTGGCGATATCGGAGTATCAGGTAATGACTAAAGACCAGTTCAGACGCGCTGCGAATATCACTCAGTCTCTGGCTGATAAATGGTTCGATCCAGTTAAGACCGCAATGAATGAATTCGGCATTGACACGCCAAAGCGGCAGGCTTACTTCATTGCTCAGGTCGGCACCGAGTCCGGGGGCTTCACTGGCATCAGTGAGAGCTTCAATTACTCAGTGGCCGGCCTGGCTATCTTCGGCACACGACTGACAGTAGCACAGCGCGAGCGGCTGGGCCGGAAGCCTGGTGAACTTGCGTTATCACCTGGGCGTCAGATGGCGATAGCAAATCTCGTTTATGGCGGCAGATACGGCAACAACATGAACGACGATGGCTGGAAATATCGCGGGCGCGGACTGAAGCAGGTCACATTCCGCGATAACTATGCAGCATGCGGAAAAGCACTGGGTATCGACCTGGTGAATCAGCCTGAATTACTGCTGACCGATTCAAATGCTGCCCGTTCTGCCGGATGGTTCTGGAAAGCCAATAACTGCAATCAGTTCGCTGACGCAGGTGATGTAGCTGGACTTACAAAGCGCATCAACGGCGGCAATAACGGGCTTGATGACCGCAAGGCCAGAACGAAAATTGCGGAGAGTGTTCTATGCCAGGCGTGAATGCACTGAAAATCCTGATTCCGGTTATCTTCACTGTCATCATCATCGGCTTTATTGCAAAGCTGGGTTATGACAATCAGAGCCTGACTGACAGTAACGAACGCCTGCGTACATTAAACAGCGAACTACTCAGCAAGAACAATGACCTCGCGGCCACGATTAAGAACCTTGCCGACCGGGTTGGTGAGCAAAACCAGATTGTCGCAGCGGAAACCAAGCGCCGCGCCGCAGCAGAGATGAAACAACAGGGGTTGCAGGATGAAGTTAAAGATGCGCTCCGCGAGAGCAAGCCCAGCGTTATGCTTGTGCCTGATGATGTTGTTGAGCGGCTGCGCCAGCAAGCAGATTCAGTACGCAACGGTAGCGACACCTCATCTTCCGATACCAGCCAGCCTGCTAAGTGAATGCCCTGTCCCGCTCATACCGAAAGATATGACATACGGTGACAGCGTACTGCTTAACTTCCAGCTACTCGACTCACTAGACGAGTGCAACGGAAAGCTAAGGGCCATCAGCAAGATTGACGAAAACAGAGCCTGACTTTGGTCGGGCTTTTTTTATGCCCGCAGTAAAACCTCCGCGCACCGCAATGCGCTTCTAACCAAACCGAATCCTATCCCTTTGAAATGAGCCTTTGAGGAAGTCAGTCTAGTGCTGGCGAGCCTTCGGTTGGCTGATTTCCATTGCGGCAAAGGTTCATCTCAAAGTAAGGAAGTACGCAATGACATATCCAACGGTAGTGAATGGCATGGATTTTCGTGACCTGGTTTTCCTGACCGGAACTGAGTCATCAACTGACACTTTCAAGGTGGCTAAGGCTTTTGGAAAGGTTCACAAGGATGTACTGAGAAAAGCGCGTACCGTTATTGGGCAGTGCTCGCCAGAATTTGCAGAGCGCAATTTTACGCTTTGCCATGAAAACAATGAGTTACAGAACGGAAAGCCACAGCCATTTTATCAAATGACGAGAGATGGCTGGACGATGCTGGTATTCAGCTTTACTGGCAAAGCCGCAGTAGCTTTCAAGGAAGCATACATAGCAGCATTCAACTGGATGGCTGACATGATTCGCCAGGGCGTAGCCAACCTGGAAGCGGAACGTAATGCAGCGATACTGGAATACATGAAAGAGAAAGATGTGGCCAGTATGTCGGGGCGCTTACTGAATCGCTGGGGAAGGGTGAAGAAACCGCAATTGCTGGCGCGCATTGAGCGAATCGAGCAGCACGGGCAGATAACTATCCCCGGCCTGCCACAGTGACTATCACAAGGCCCATTTGCGAGTGGGCCTGATGATGATATTTTGACTCCTAAATTCAAAAGGAGATGCCATGAAATTTTTCATCGTTTGGGAGCATTACTCTAACCAGTGGGCATTGCTTGAAAAGGGATATCATTTTCTTGAAGTAGATAATCCTTCACATTTAGATATTGAACTTGGTGATTATTTTAAACGACTGGCTGAAGCCAGAGGAACAAATAAAAAGTTTTTGGTGCCTGTTCAATGCCAGCTAATGCCTAACTCGCGAGAGGATAATGAGCAATTGCAGGTATTCGAAGAGACGAGTCATGAGCTTGATCCTTTGCTAAATGAGGTTGTAGCGTTTCTAGTTCAAAAGCAAAGAGTATCAATATCGGGCATACAGCATAATTTCCGCATTAGTTATAATCGCGCAGCTCGGATTATCGAACAAATGGAAGCGCAGGGCATTGTTTCTTTACCTGACCATAACGGCAAGCGTGAAGTGCTTTAACAAATATCACCTTTACAGTTAATTGATGTCGCACCGCCTCCGGGCGGTTTTTTATTGGAGTAAACATGGCAGCACCTGACTGGGAGGCTATCGAATCGGCTTACCGGGCTGGCTTGATGTCTCTGCGTGAAATCGCCTCACAGCACGGCATCAGTGAAGGGGCTATACG carries:
- a CDS encoding phage protein NinX family protein — protein: MMDYSKLSDAEINRKVAAIIFPGDQNITPYSHRPDVQVFHKNDCNTMKDYCNNPADAWPIIVANKIALIWYETEKKWSASGYYKMEDGCWEWDYLPDEYFSDENPLRAAIIVFLMMRESE
- a CDS encoding recombination protein NinB, encoding MNKQSYFLVDMQRRNNCTEFIRNLPVSPESPLVVTIQERTRSLDQNAKLWACLNDISEQVNWHGRKLTSEEWKHVFTAALKKQDVVPGIDGGFVVLGQSTSKMRVSEMRDLIELISAFGAEHGVRFGDDAALAMR
- a CDS encoding protein ninH encodes the protein MIADIQTIPELLIKTRGNQTEVARMLKSSRGTIKKYAGDRKAQRHAIVNGTLMIFRGEQGIWKRRAE
- a CDS encoding recombination protein NinG, whose translation is MIKGTTPRPPKPRKCKCCSEKFIPRNTLQTACSPKCAIQLAKQLTQRKQQREEKALRDDLRLRREKLKGVSEWQKEAQAAFNRYIRWRDYYKHCVSCDGILQHIGNYTTGSAVDASHYRSRGAASHLKFNLFNVHSACTRCNRQLSGNAIEYRIRLIERIGITLVERIESDNTPRKFTIDYLKRVKAIFTRRARHYEKLRKRQMECAA
- a CDS encoding YlcG family protein, with the protein product MIAYLHHKWLLLRLYRTKSSFMYDYRILQNVSHIMRKAP
- a CDS encoding ribbon-helix-helix protein, CopG family — protein: MAQSRVDTQKKSDERRGVRPKSYKLPISIIELIEALSKEEDMPQSAVISKAVELFAESLKK
- a CDS encoding type I toxin-antitoxin system Ibs family toxin → MMKLIIILIVLLVISLPAY
- a CDS encoding phage holin family protein — its product is MPYKSDPGFIATLIALGMTVLGAVAAYAYKVLSGDAFSWRTLCLQLIVSIFAGFLMMLLATYWAWPQEVTGAVCGMAGWSGSSLIKALEKRFLQKASGDIGVSGND
- a CDS encoding glycoside hydrolase family 19 protein is translated as MTKDQFRRAANITQSLADKWFDPVKTAMNEFGIDTPKRQAYFIAQVGTESGGFTGISESFNYSVAGLAIFGTRLTVAQRERLGRKPGELALSPGRQMAIANLVYGGRYGNNMNDDGWKYRGRGLKQVTFRDNYAACGKALGIDLVNQPELLLTDSNAARSAGWFWKANNCNQFADAGDVAGLTKRINGGNNGLDDRKARTKIAESVLCQA
- a CDS encoding DUF2570 domain-containing protein codes for the protein MPGVNALKILIPVIFTVIIIGFIAKLGYDNQSLTDSNERLRTLNSELLSKNNDLAATIKNLADRVGEQNQIVAAETKRRAAAEMKQQGLQDEVKDALRESKPSVMLVPDDVVERLRQQADSVRNGSDTSSSDTSQPAK
- the lysC gene encoding Rz1-like lysis system protein LysC, which codes for MLLSGCASKQIQYATVATPHLPIPASLLSECPVPLIPKDMTYGDSVLLNFQLLDSLDECNGKLRAISKIDENRA
- a CDS encoding Rha family transcriptional regulator; protein product: MTYPTVVNGMDFRDLVFLTGTESSTDTFKVAKAFGKVHKDVLRKARTVIGQCSPEFAERNFTLCHENNELQNGKPQPFYQMTRDGWTMLVFSFTGKAAVAFKEAYIAAFNWMADMIRQGVANLEAERNAAILEYMKEKDVASMSGRLLNRWGRVKKPQLLARIERIEQHGQITIPGLPQ